The Chlorocebus sabaeus isolate Y175 chromosome 28, mChlSab1.0.hap1, whole genome shotgun sequence genomic interval CTGAGCCCCTCCGTGAGGAACACAATCTCGATCGTTGCTGAATCCTTTCATGTCCTAATGAGAATTAACCTCCAAATAAAAGATGACTGGTACGTGTGCTGCTTGCCTGCCGTAGCCGTTGTCCCATGCTCCAGGGGCTCCTGTGGCACAAGGTGGGGGGAGGTTGTCTTTCCAGGGCATTGACCTGTGAAGGCCTTTGTGGACTTCCCAGACCACCACTTGGGTTGTGTCCCAGCTCCCTGGAGGGCAGGGTGTCATCCAGACCTTCCTGCAGCAGCAGTGCCGAAGTCTGTCCCCTGCCATGAGTGCTATGGACAGGTGCATTCGCAGACACTCTGGCCTTTAGTTGGCTGACGCTTTATGGTGTAACACAAAGGCCTGTGTGCCTGAGAGTTCCAGACCCCACCCCGGTTGTCCTGTGGCTCTAGGCAGGGGATTTTTAGACGGCCCGGATGTTTTCTCATCTCATGTTTCTGCATCACCCTGGGGCATCAAGGGCTACAGGGTGAGGTGTCCCGGCACTGTCTGGAGAGACCTCAGGCAGCACTAATGCCCACGCTGCAGAGTGTGGCCCTCCAGCTGAGGAGGCTTCTCTAGCAGGCTTAGTGGGATGGGAGTGACGGGGAAAACTGAGGGGCCATGGcgactcctcctccttccccttcatcAGAGCCTCATTGGGGGTGGGATGCTGTGTTCCAGAAATGGGGGCCACCTGACATCTGAGCTGAGGTGGAGAACCTGCCTGCTGGCTCCAGAGGTCAGACTCCCAGACTTGACCAGCTGCTTGCACAAAGGCCTTCTGGGCAGCTGCACTTCCCTTTGTGAGATTGACATTTGTTGAAAGGGACAAGAAAGCTAGGCCGTGATTGCATCCAGGGTAAGAGGCTTGGCATGAGAACCTTAAGTAATGAGGCATGGCTTAAAAAACAAGCTTTAATCCATTTCATAAAAATTGTTCTTGCAATTGAACGTGGCCAGGCCCACATGCCCAGCAGGAGACAGGAGACAGTTTCACATTTTCCAGGCTCAGGACAAGGCAGTCTCCTCCACATGCCACAGGCATCTGAGTGAGTGTAGACGCCTGGCGGGCAGGAGGTAGGCACAGATGATCTGAAGGGGCCATCTATTTAAAGGTCTGCAGCTCCAGCTCAAGGGACACCTTAAACTGTCAGGAGTGGACCCCAAGAGAAAATTAAGCCCAGAGGAGAGAACCTCAGGCCTGAGAGCCCTGCACCCCTCCTCAACCGCTGCCACCTGGGACCAGGGCCAGTCTGAGGCAATGGGGGCACCTGAATTTGCCCTGAAGGGCTCCCTCATTCAAATCACATAGAGGCACAGCTTTAGGATTcagcagggcagggagggaggaagcaggcGTGAGCCGGCCATAGCTTTGAATGACCTACCAGCCCCTGCGGTCACCAAGAACTGGTGTTTAATGAGGGGGGAAACCATCGCCACACAGAACTGCCTAGCCAAGCCCCTCCCCAGCAGCTTCCTCCCTCCCCGGATGAGGGGACTCGTGCCGGGAGTCCCGGAAAGGAGGCATCAATCCAGAAAGGGGGCATCGATGCCCAGCCAAATAGGATGTCGACTGCAGGGACCCAGCAGGACACTTGTccctttttcaaaaaatattacgGCAGAATAATAGAAAACAGGCGTGGCCCCTCAGAGCGATGAAACCCACATGCCTGCGGGCCAGCTCAAGCCACAGTCGCGCCAATAAGCGCATGAAATAGTTAAATGCACACTCCCAACAGCGGGGCCCCCGGGCTGCTCGGAGCTGGCTCCAGCTGCTGTCACTGTCCACTGAGAAAGGCCAAGTGCCCTTTGGTGCATCTGTTGGCGTAGTGTCCTTTCTCGCCACACTGGGAAGAGCAGGAAGTGGGGGGAAgaggagagacagacaataacacTGTTCAAATGCAGTTTTCAACTAAGGCAGTGCCCACCAAATCCCCAGTCATCCACCAAGTCCCCAGTCGGAACAGGACTCTGAAATTCTCAGTGGTACAGTTTTTTTCAAATTGGAGGGTGAGGGAGCTCAGGATggaaagtgcagtggtgcagaaaCTAGCCAGCAAGTCACAGGTGCGAGGGAGAACAGGCCACCAGAAGGCGACCTGCTAGCACCCTGCAGGGGCTCTTTCAGGCCCACACCTCTCCCACATGGACACAGGGCCTGCCCAGGGAGGGACTCCCAAGTGGGTAGAAGGACAAAGAGAAGCCCATAGCACCTGAGCTCCGCCACCCCGTCTGGGGACCAAGCCCCTCTGCACCACAGGCCAGTCACTTACCTCTGAGCCAAGGTCTGGGGTTCCCTGGCAGGAGACGGGAGGGAACAGCATGAGAagtgccccagcctcccctccctTTGGGAACCAGTGCTGGGGACAGAAGGTGGGCTGTACCCAACGTTTTCCCTCGTGGCTGTGACACACCTGTCTAAGCTACCTTGGGGACAGGTTTTGATCACAGGATAAGAGAGATGGGATGATGCTTTTAAGGGGAGCCTGCAGAGCCACATGACAAATCCAGCCCTGACCCTGCCTCATCCCAGTCCTGATTATCCAGGCCCTTCCGTAGTTTCTCTTTACTCTGTGACTCCTTAAACGGCAGCCTCAAGCACTGAACAAAAGGGTCAGGAGGCAGCTGGGGGCACTGTGTGCTGACACCCACCCCCCAGTCCCTGCTGCCCCGAGGGGCTCTGCCCAGTCAACACCCAGCACTCTTGCCAGCTCTATTCCCTGGCTCCGCAgtccctgttttctttcttccatgttggccaggctagtcttgaactcctgaccttgttgtGATctaccccccttggcctcccaaagtgctgggattacagggcagcAAGGTAACAGCTAAGTCTGCTCTATACACAGTCCCACTTCTgtgccccccccttttttttttttgagacaatagtctcactgtgtcgcccaggctggagtgcagtggtgcaatcataactcactgcaggcttgacctcctggggccaagcaatcctcccacctcagcctccccagtagctgggactacaggcatgcgccaccacacccagcctgttttgtgATTTCTAATCCGGACTCGTTCTTCAGAACTCCAGACGTAGGAATTGTGTGTGCCTTGGGTTGAGAACGTACTCTTCCAAGAGTACTGGGGGTTGCTCCTGCCAGGTGCCAGGGGCATACCAATCCTGGGGCGATTTTAGATTAGAAAACTTAGTTTGTAACTTTCCAGCCTTAACCAAGGACATGAATACAGGCCCAGACTCATCAACAATATCAAACTATGAAGAGatttccctcctctttccccGCCTCCCACAGAGCCAGGAGTGAACAGGACAGTTTTCGAGGTTGTTTCTTTAAGCTCACCCTTCCCCTGAGTCCATTTTATGTActgggggaggggatggggacGGGGGTGCTGTAACCCAGTGTCCTGTTTCCTAGGATGTGCCCTGCAGGATCCGAGGATGCCTTCAGGACAGCCAGCGGCTCCAAGGGTTTACCCTTCCCTGGATCAGTGTTTCCATTTTGTTCCCGCCCTCTTGGGGGCTTCCCTCACCTGCCTGCAGGCCCCATCCATTCACTGGGCAGGCGTTCTCACCATCCTTTACTGTGCCTCAGTGCGGTGTGGTAGGAAATAGGACAGTCTCTAGCCCACCATAGTGGATGGGTAACTAGACTGTAACTTTATGCTTACAATCAGCAAAAATGaatgttttcacttttctcaTTTCACCAAACATATGGGGCAAGAGGGAATGGCCACTGACAGTAAGGGAAGACCCTACCCCATCCCCCAGCCCAGGAACTCACCTTGTAACAGGTGACCTGCTCCAGTGGCCGGGGTCCCCGGTTGCCCGCACTGCTGTTTTGACTCTGCATGACCCCGATGACCTGTGGGGTTCTCTGCTGATTGGGAGAAGAGTTCTGACTCGTTAACTGGATCAAGGAGGACGACCTTTGTAATGGCGGATTGTTACTTTGCTGGAAAGAGTTACACAACACGGTTTTACTGTGGAAAACACGTGCACGCAGACTACCGATGGGGACAGGAAAAAAGAAGGCGGGACTTGTCCCGCAAACGGCAGGAAGAAGGGCTTCCACGACGGCCCAGCTCAGGACAGCGGGCAACAGAGAAACATCTGGTGATGATGGCAGAAGCCACTGCCCGAAAAACACCATGCAGACACACAAAaacgaaaaataaaatagaaaacaaaacatcaagGAGACAAGAGGAGGTCTCTGGGGCAGTGGGGCGAGGGCATGTTCAGGCCTTACTTTGGTTTCTGAGGTTCTGGCTTCAGGTCAGGATGAACGCTTGGTTCAGCCAGATGTTTAGCAGCCTACACGGCGAGCAAGTCACAGAAAAACAGTTGGAGCCTGACACACTGAGCTGCGTTCTCGGGCTGAGAGGACCCTCCTCTAGGGAGCCCCGCCAGGAGGAGGGCCAGGGCTCCTGGGGTAGGGATTCCACAGCAGGGCCTCCTCCCGACCCGTGGGCTCCTGGCTCTGGCCCATAAGTGCAGAACCCGAGCTAGAAAACCCCCAGGTTGGCATGGCTGCACCTACACCTGGAATTCCCGGCTTTCCCCATCAAGAGTTCAATATGACTGGCCTCCACACAGCTATATCCACTGCATCCTCTCCTGGCTGTTCAGCCTCTGGCACTTAGCGGGGCTGGTGGGGCTTTGGCAGCCAGTCCAGAGCCCAGCAGGGTAGGAGGTGAGGCTTTGGGCTCAGGTGGGTGGGCTTGGTGGGCCTGTTGGGAACCCTGCCTGATGCCCGCCCTGCCTTGATGCCAGCCCTTCCTCTTGGCTCAACCCCCGACTCCCATAACCAAACTCAGGGTGCCCTTGGCGTTGAGGGGTTGCTGCAGATCCCCACGTGTCTATGGCATTTCCCTCCCTCATTGGGCTGGAGGGGTCGGACCAGCTGCTTGGCTGTGGGGCCCCTTATCTAGAAAACTGGAGCCAGCTGGGCTGTTCtcacccctcctcccagcctccactcCACAGGAGCAGGGGCGGTGCTGGCCAGAGTGGTCAGTTCTGCTGCCACACCTGCTCCTGCCCAGTGGCGTCGCCTCAGGCAAGTCCCCCGGCTCTGGGAGTCTCAGTTCCCCTATCTGCAAAACGAAGGGTCTGGCCCAGGAGCAAAAGCAGCAGACACGGTGCCCAGGCCGGCTCCATGCCAGCTCCCTGGGCACAGACATGGTGCCCAGGCCGGCTCCTGGGGCAGACGCTGCTGTGCCAGGCAGCCCCATCTCACAATGGGTGGCTGGTTGCATGGCGCCTCAACTTTGCTGCTGCGCTTGGCCTTGCCGAGGTTCCAGGGTGAGAGACCCTGCATCTCTCGAGGGAGATACACATGGCTCTGCCCGACTTTTCTGCGGGAACTTGGGAGACGCCCCTTCTCTCCCAAGTTCTCCAGTGGGGTCTAAGGCAGACCGCACCCCCGGGGGACACTGAGGTTCTCGCTGGAGAAAAGGCACTTCCTTCCTACCGaggagggccaggcacggtacCTTTGCCGGAGGCTGGGTCTGCTGCGGCAGTGGGGGCTGCTCGGTGGTTCCCATGGGCAGTTCAAATCGAGGGCTGGTCACCAGCAGCCAGAGGGGATGAGAACAAGAGAAGGAGTCGGGGACAGGGGATGAGAAGAGAGAAGCCAGGCCATGCTCTTAAATTCCAGCCCTAGGAAAATCACACTCAGCTGCCCCAGCACAAAGTGACTTGACACAAGCTGCATGGATGGGGTGGGGCTGGCACTCAGCTCTGCTCCTGGGAGGCCGCGGGGGTGGCGTGGAGAACACAACTGACTTGCCTGGGCTCAGGCCCAGCCCTGCCTACACTGAACTGGGAAACTCACGGCCAGTGCTGCTCGGAAATGACAAAAGCTGCACTGGTACGCGCCTGCTGCGCCCCAGGAGCTGTACACAGGGAAGCCCCCCTCCCCGCAGGGTCTTACTCTGGCGTCAGCCCCTCCTCCCATCACTTGGTAACGGTCTGCCCCAGGCCACCTACAGGTGCCTGCACTCTCATTCAGGGAGTGAGACCCAGTGGCAGCACTGGCCACTTCCCTGCAGTGAGAAGCAGGGACCAGGGTCCCCACAGACCTGGAGACTGTTATCCCGCTGCAGGTTCAGCAGTGTGGGCGAGGCAGCCGGGAGGAGGGGAGGCTTGTCTGCAGCCCCAGTGCCACCCCAGGCAGAAGCCTGGGTCCACAAGCAAAGTGACAGATGGGCACTGGGCTCCAAGGACAAGACAATGGAGCCAGAAGAGGGGTGCTAACCCCATGGAGCAAGAATTAAAACCGATCTTCAGAGGGTCACAGACTTGCTATCTAtcctatctaatctatctatcctatctatcctatctatctatctatctatctatctatctatctatctatctatctatctatctatctatctaatctatgatggagtctcactctgtcgcccaggctggaatgcagtggcacgatgttggctcaccgcaacctccacctcccgggttcaagtgattcttctgcctcagcctcccaagtagctgggactataggcacacaccactacgcctggctaatttttgtatttttagtagggacagggtttcaccatattggccaggctggtcttgaactcctgacctcgtgatctgtccacctcagcctcccaaagtgctgggattacaggtgtgagccaccacacctggcccagactTGCCTTTGACCATGTGCCCCTGGCCAGGGACCAAGCCCTGTGCCTCAGTGTGCTGCTGTGTGAAATGGCTGTGTTCTCTCCTACCCTCACTGTTAGATGACTACTTTTTCTATGTGAAACCCCAAGCTCAGGGTTTTCTGAGCCTCCACATAGGAGACTGAAATTCTAGTTTCCTTCCTTTAGGGTGCAGGTTCTTAACTGGAAGTCCCCAAATTCCCTAAATGATATGCAAGGCTACATGTGTGTCTGTATCCCACAGCTTCCATTAGAATACCAGATGGCCCATGACCCAAGAAATGGGTCTAGGCAGCGCCACCTCTGGGCTCAGGAAGCACTGGTGGCCATAAGCAGGGATTACTTCCCTATCTCCTGCCCCCACCCTTGGCTCTAGTACTGACATCACACAGTGACCAAAGCCCAGGTGGCCCAGGGAAGATACAGAGGGCAGCACGGcctgggctgggagctggggtAGAGGGTAGAGGGCAGAGCGGCTGGCTACTCACTGCATGAATTTACATGAGGGCCCCTCTGGGCAGAATCCCACGAGGTAATTCACACAGATGACTCTCCGTGTGTGCCGGTGCCTGCAGAGGGGACCTGCAGAGCCAAGTGTCTGGTCACTTAGACATCCCCTCTACCAGTTAGAGAGCTGGAGCATGGCTTCAAACGCTGGCTGTCCCCCATTCATGGGAGACAGGGGGCAGGGACCTCACCTCCCAACACTGGCCTCCTTATCAAAAATGCAGGTGGACCACCACCCACCCAGCATTCTTGGGAGAGTCAAGGGAGATGAGGGGTGTGAGCAAGCCGCTAGCTGCAGAATGTCAGGTTTTGCTGGGACAGATAGGGCAAGATGTCCCAGGTAGACCAGATGGCAGCCTCCAGGGTCATGTGGGCAGAGAAGGGAAGACTTGGCTTCTTGCCAGGGGCCCAGCTCACCCTGGCACCTACCGTGCTTGCAGAAGCCACGGTCATACCAAGGGCagtccttgatcttggactcggGGTCGATGTGCAGGAAGGGACACTCCTTGTTGCTGCACTCTCCTGCAGGGAAACTCAGATGTGAGGCCGCTAGGAAGGCTGGGGCCAGGCCCACCTTGGCTTCATCCAAGGAAAAGAGGTTCTGGTGTCCAGTTTTGGCCTGATGAGCCCTGAGAGCCAGGGAAGAGTGTTTCTGAGCCCCCGCTTCCTGTGCAGTGGGGCTGTGACGGAAAAGCACCCATGGAGACCAGGAAGTTCCACTCTGATTGACTCTTCATGTCTAAGAGCTGGGACAAGGGTAGGGAGAAGCACTAGTGGACCTGGCCCTCTCCGAAGCAGCGGGCCCCAGGGACCACCAGCACTGAGAACTGCCTTCCTGGGTAGTTGCCCGCTTCTTGGCTCACCTTCTCCCATCCACGTTAACAACTGTGctcaaaatcctaaggaaatGCAAACTCCTCCCCCAGGCTCCCCCACAGGCTCCGCCTCTGCCACCCCCCAGTCACATGGGTCCCCCTGCACCAGGACCAGCCCCTTCTCAGTCTTCCACTCCTAGCTCAGGAATCGCCTCATCCTTGACCACTCTGCCTCAAGGTTCTGGTCATGGTTTCCTTCCTTCAGAGCACTTGTCACAGGTAATTTCTTCTCTGTTCGTCTCATGGCTTatcagctacatctttccctggaCCACAAGAGTGAAGAATTCACAGGGCAAGGACCTCTTCACCATTGTCCCTCCAGTGCCTAGAAAGGAGGCCCTCAACCCAATGTCTGTGGTGCAGGTGACAGAAGCTGCACACAGTGTGTCCTGCACCAGGGCCGTCAGCAAGGAAGGAGCGACCCCCAGGCCACTTGGATAGCGGTGCCTTGAGAGCCTGCCCAGGAGAGCCAGCTGCTGCCTCTGGGGACAGATGGGAGGCCACTGCCCCATCCCAGTGCTGCTATGGGCAAGGCGTCGCGGGGGGAACATGCTACATTGCACAATGACAGAGGACAGCACTTGGGGAGCTGGGAAGCTTGGGTTCTATTTCTTCTCAGCTTATGCCACCTCCACAAGACAAGCCACAGCTCTCATTAATAAGCCAGCAGGCCACACCTATTGGGATGCTGAAATAATGTCTCCTCCAAAAGCAGTGCTTTGAAAGCATGAAGCATATCCTGCACCCCTTGGCTCCCTGCAGGATTCCGGCCTTCTGCCGGGCTCCCTGCCCAGGACTAGAGCCAGCCTCATGCTGACCCACAGAGCTGCTTCTTGGGAAACCTCGAAGTGCAGACCTGAGCAGGGACCCTGGGGACTCATTCCAGCAGGGAGCACAACATCCGACTCCACCCGGTCTCCCGCTTCTCCACGCAGGCCACTCAGGACAGCTGAGGCCATGGATTCTCTAAGCAGGGCTCAAGGCAAGCTTGGTGCTACCAGAAGACACATCTGAGGCTGCTATTTTGAAGGGATGTTAAGGATGGCTGAAATGTCACCAGGATCACGGCTCCCGGAGAGAAGGAACCAGCTCCGGCCTGAGAGGCAGTTCCCACACTGTAGGGAGAAGTGGGTTTCAGGGAGAAGGTGGATGTGGACAGAAACCAACCACGGACATAATGCAGCCAGCTGCACAACTCGCTGCTTCCGGGTCACCCTCATTAGCCTCAAATCCCAGAGTGATTGAAAGAGCTCCAAACACTGAAGCACTCCAAAAGAATGCAAGGggtctggcgcagtggctcacgcctgtaatcccagcactttgggaggctgaggcaggcagatcattcgagcccaggcgttcaagaccagtatgtgaaacatagcgagaccctgtgtctttaaaaaaaaaaaaaaaaaaaaaatgagcagaaaatAGCCACGCTGTCTCCTAAAAGCTGGCTGAGGCTGGCAGGCTCTGCCCAAGTTTCTCCTCTGAGAATGGAAAGATGGGAAAAGCAGGCAGAGAGAGTGTGGGCACTGCGCAGCCAACAGACCCCTCTGCACCCTGGTTCTCAGCAGAGCCTCCAGAGCTCCAGGTGCCTTACCGAACTTGGAGTAGAAGTAGCACTCGGGCATCTTGGTCATGTCATACTCATGCAGGAACTCGCACTGGTCCCCTTTCTTGCATAGGCCACGCAGCCAGTGTTTGCACACAACTGTCTTCTCACCGCTGATGTGGCGAAACGGACACATGCCCCCTGCCGGGAAGATAGGGACAGGGTGTCAGCAGAGAGGCCACCCTGAGCCCAGGGAACAAGGCCTAGAGAAGCTGAGGCATCTTCACCTCCTAACTCCTGGAGCCACCTGAGGGCATCATGTCCTGGAAGGGGGCAGAGGTCTGCCTCACAGAAGGCAACATGACTTGAGGCAGTACGCTGACAGACACTTTACATTTTAATAGTTactcatggccgggcgcggtggctcacgcctgtaatcccagcactttggaaggccaaggcggatcatgagttcaggagattgagaccatcctggctgacacggtgaaaccccatctctactaaaaatacaaaaaaattagctgggcgcctatagtcccagctactcgggaggctgaggcaggagaatggcatgaacccagaaggcggagcttgcagtgaaccgagatcccaccactgcactccagcctgggcgacagagcgagactccctctcaaaaaaaaaaaaaaaaaaagttactcatCATTTCACAGATATTACTGTAAGATGGAGGCATAAAAAAGAGGGAgatgctgggaggctgaggcgggtggatcacgaggtcaggagttcgagaccagcctgaccgacatgatgaaaccccatctctactaaaaatacgaaaaaacattagctgggtgtagtggtgggggtgcctgtaatctcagctacttgggaggctgaggctggagaatcgcttgaacccaggaggcagaggttgtagtgaccggagatcacaccattgcactccagcctgggtgacaagaacaaaactctgtcccccccacaaaaaaaaagaaaaaaaaagaaagatgaactcAGCCGGgtatagtagctcacacctacgatcctagcactttaggaggccaagacaggaaaatcacttgagcccagaagttcgagatcagcctgagacTTTGTcttcactaaataaataaataagtaaataagcaagcaagcaagcaagctggGAGGCCTgacacagcggctcacacctgtaatcgcagcactctgggaggccaaggtggtggatcatctgaagtcaggagttcgagaccagtccggccaaaacataatgaaaccctgtctatactaaaaatacaaaaaattagctgggtgtggtggtgtgcacctgtaatcccagctactcgggaggctaaggcaggagaattgctcgaacccaggaagcagaagttgcagtgagccaagatcacaccactgcactccagcctgggcaacaagagcaaaactccgtctgaaaaaaaaaaaaaaattagttgggtatggtggtgcacagctgtagtcccggctactggggaggctgaggtgggaggatcacttgggcccaggaggctgagcttgcagtgagctatgactgtaccactgcactccagcctgggtgacagagtaagatgctgCCTCTTAAAAGAAAGACCAATTTCAGAATTGAAGAAATGTG includes:
- the CPSF4 gene encoding cleavage and polyadenylation specificity factor subunit 4 isoform X5, encoding MQEIIASVDHIKFDLEIAVEQQLGAQPLPFPGMDKSGAAVCEFFLKAACGKGGMCPFRHISGEKTVVCKHWLRGLCKKGDQCEFLHEYDMTKMPECYFYSKFGECSNKECPFLHIDPESKIKDCPWYDRGFCKHGPLCRHRHTRRVICVNYLVGFCPEGPSCKFMHPRFELPMGTTEQPPLPQQTQPPAKRTPQVIGVMQSQNSSAGNRGPRPLEQVTCYKCGEKGHYANRCTKGHLAFLSGQ
- the CPSF4 gene encoding cleavage and polyadenylation specificity factor subunit 4 isoform X1, which codes for MQEIIASVDHIKFDLEIAVEQQLGAQPLPFPGMDKSGAAVCEFFLKAACGKGGMCPFRHISGEKTVVCKHWLRGLCKKGDQCEFLHEYDMTKMPECYFYSKFGECSNKECPFLHIDPESKIKDCPWYDRGFCKHALDLNCPWEPPSSPHCRSRPSLRQSREPHRSSGSCRVKTAVRATGDPGHWSRSPVTSVARKDTTPTDAPKGTWPFSVDSDSSWSQLRAARGPRCWECAFNYFMRLLARLWLELARRHVGFIALRGHACFLLFCRNIF
- the CPSF4 gene encoding cleavage and polyadenylation specificity factor subunit 4 isoform X4, with amino-acid sequence MQEIIASVDHIKFDLEIAVEQQLGAQPLPFPGMDKSGAAVCEFFLKAACGKGGMCPFRHISGEKTVVCKHWLRGLCKKGDQCEFLHEYDMTKMPECYFYSKFGECSNKECPFLHIDPESKIKDCPWYDRGFCKHGPLCRHRHTRRVICVNYLVGFCPEGPSCKFMHPRFELPMGTTEQPPLPQQTQPPAKQRTPQVIGVMQSQNSSAGNRGPRPLEQVTCYKCGEKGHYANRCTKGHLAFLSGQ
- the CPSF4 gene encoding cleavage and polyadenylation specificity factor subunit 4 isoform X3, with amino-acid sequence MQEIIASVDHIKFDLEIAVEQQLGAQPLPFPGMDKSGAAVCEFFLKAACGKGGMCPFRHISGEKTVVCKHWLRGLCKKGDQCEFLHEYDMTKMPECYFYSKFGECSNKECPFLHIDPESKIKDCPWYDRGFCKHGPLCRHRHTRRVICVNYLVGFCPEGPSCKFMHPRFELPMGTTEQPPLPQQTQPPAKQSNNPPLQRSSSLIQLTSQNSSPNQQRTPQVIGVMQSQNSSAGNRGPRPLEQVTCYKCGEKGHYANRCTKGHLAFLSGQ
- the CPSF4 gene encoding cleavage and polyadenylation specificity factor subunit 4 isoform X2, whose amino-acid sequence is MQEIIASVDHIKFDLEIAVEQQLGAQPLPFPGMDKSGAAVCEFFLKAACGKGGMCPFRHISGEKTVVCKHWLRGLCKKGDQCEFLHEYDMTKMPECYFYSKFGECSNKECPFLHIDPESKIKDCPWYDRGFCKHALDLNCPWEPPSSPHCRSRPSLRQREPHRSSGSCRVKTAVRATGDPGHWSRSPVTSVARKDTTPTDAPKGTWPFSVDSDSSWSQLRAARGPRCWECAFNYFMRLLARLWLELARRHVGFIALRGHACFLLFCRNIF